A section of the Flavobacterium sp. CG_23.5 genome encodes:
- a CDS encoding helix-turn-helix domain-containing protein, giving the protein MSDQIILQGTTSEALVNLISEGVKIQLDKFKKELANPDPDILLTRDEACELLKINSSTLWHWTNKGKVIAYGIVNRRYYKRAELLAAIKPLKV; this is encoded by the coding sequence ATGAGCGATCAAATTATTCTACAAGGTACAACGTCCGAAGCATTGGTAAACTTAATCAGTGAGGGCGTTAAAATTCAATTAGACAAATTTAAAAAAGAACTTGCAAATCCAGATCCAGACATTCTTTTGACTAGAGATGAAGCTTGTGAACTTCTTAAAATTAATTCTTCAACTCTGTGGCACTGGACCAATAAAGGCAAAGTGATTGCATACGGTATTGTCAACAGACGGTATTACAAGAGAGCTGAACTTTTAGCAGCAATTAAACCTTTGAAAGTATAA